A stretch of Ranitomeya variabilis isolate aRanVar5 chromosome 3, aRanVar5.hap1, whole genome shotgun sequence DNA encodes these proteins:
- the LOC143816121 gene encoding uncharacterized protein LOC143816121, with amino-acid sequence MADRRHADTGVTRRLWDEVCHNLFPRWESLHPQQLSKLVGKVRKRWRSLRDRFKREFNEEMQAPSGSAGRKRSKYKHGQALSFLRRTMLSRVTFSSHRAPASSSAPSGAIPPESATEGHVGRPHTTVPSSDPSVPSSDPSTSSAPSSGALLQASLLASDAEQLAFPLPHPSDPATSRPPLGSWRQRQRGQERSYAPEFLHLNASFQGSFKILGEQVTAGFNMVQSRISETSQETSSRLDRLHSAVSPDPANLFFQSMLRSMEKLSFEQQMRVMNTCHNALLQAVNDPQSTHTPPHTSTKIPPQAPFPPQAPFPHHAQPQAPFPHHTHHYQTQPQYPHQHHYQTQPQSPHQHHYQTQPQSPHQPHYQTQSHYPTQSQYPTQSPYPSRPPNQIHSTLFSSLPRLPSPVSIPPTPTPPPSGQPPGFTPLPLHPKQVGFPHLSTWSNLPAPPPLVSPPHTLKTFNNVLLLFVNI; translated from the exons atggctgaccgcaggcatgccgataccggtgtcacccgtcggctctgggacgaagtgtgtcacaacctctttccaaggtgggagagccttcatcctcagcagctgagcaaactag ttggaaaggttaggaagcggtggcggtcactgagggatcgctttaagagggaatttaacgaggagatgcaggccccaagtggctctgcaggaaggaagaggagcaaatacaaacacggccaggccctctccttcctgaggcgaaccatgctgagcagagt caccttctccagccaccgggcgcctgcatcttcctctgcgccctctggagcgatccctcctgagtccgccactgagggccacgtcggtaggccccacaccactgtcccctcctctgacccctctgtcccctcctctgacccctccacttcatccgccccaagcagtggagcattattgcaggcttcattgctcgcatctgatgctgaacagttagcgttccctttaccccacccctctgatcctgccacctcgagaccaccattaggttcgtggcgtcagcgacagaggggtcaggaaaggagctatgctcctgaattcttacacctgaatgcatccttccaaggctctttcaaaattttgggagagcaagtgactgctggtttcaacatggtgcaatcccgcatcagtgaaacaagccaggaaaccagcagtcgcttggataggctgcattcagctgtaagtcccgatccggccaatcttttttttcaatccatgctcaggagcatggagaagctttcttttgagcaacagatgcgggtaatgaatacctgccataatgctctactgcaggccgttaatgacccccaatctacccacacacctccccacacctccactaaaattccaccccaggccccatttccaccccaggccccatttccacaccatgcccaaccccaggccccatttccacaccatacccaccattaccaaacccagccccaatacccacaccagcaccattaccaaacccagccccaatccccacaccagcaccattaccaaacccagccccaatccccacaccagccccattaccaaacccagtcccactacccaacccagtcacaatacccaacccagtccccatacccatcccggcccccaaaccaaattcattccacactgttttcttccttgcccagattaccttccccagtaagtattccccctaccccaacaccacccccctctggtcagcctcctggttttaccccccttccactgcaccccaaacaagtagggtttccccacctatcgacgtggtccaaccttcctgcccctcctcccctagtatctccaccccacactttgaagaccttTAATAATGTattgttattgtttgttaatatttga